One Cuculus canorus isolate bCucCan1 chromosome 2, bCucCan1.pri, whole genome shotgun sequence genomic region harbors:
- the CCM2 gene encoding cerebral cavernous malformations 2 protein isoform X2, whose translation MEEEGKKGKKPGIVSPFKRVFLKGEKGRDKKAQEKVTERRPLHTVVVSLPDRVEAEVLLNDYIEKEVKYLGQLTSIPGFLNPSSRTEILHLIDNAKRAHQLPGQLTQEHDAVISLSAYNVKLVWRDGEDLILRVPIHDIAAVSYIRDDSSHLVVLKTAQDPGISPSQSLCAESSKGLTSSSLSESGVVPVEACCLVVLATENKGTAEELCSLLSQVFQIVYTESTIDFLDRAIFDGASTPTRHMSLHSDDSSTKADAKEHYETDTRTFSFPEALDGGGISPSSFSIQQSPHLKTMSESELSTTATELLQDYMMTLRTKLSSQEIQQFATLLHEYRNGSSIHEFCINLKQLYGDSRKFLLLGLRPFIPEKDGQHFENFLETIGVKDGRGIITDSFGRYRRTLSTTSNSTTNGNGAAGSSDDQSGPSEEDEWDRMISHISNDIEALGCSMDRDSS comes from the exons CCCGGAATAGTGTCTCCTTTCAAACGAGTCTTCTTGAAGGGTGAAAAAGGTCGGGATAAGAAAGCCCAGGAGAAGGTTACGGAGAGAAGACCTCTCCATACGGTGGTGGTGTCGCTGCCGGATCGCGTCGAGGCCGAAGTGCTGCTCAACGATTACATCGAGAAAGAAGTGAAG TATTTAGGACAACTGACGTCCATCCCGGGATTCCTGAATCCCTCCAGTCGGACGGAAATCCTTCACTTGATCGATAACGCCAAG AGGGCCCATCAGCTCCCGGGGCAGTTGACCCAAGAACACGACGCCGTCATCAGCCTTTCCGCCTACAACGTCAAATTGGtttggagggatggagaagatcTCATCCTCAGGGTCCCCATCCATGACATCGCGGCCGTCTCCTACATCCGAGATGACTCTTCGCACTTGGTCGTCCTGAAAACAG CTCAGGATCCCGGGATTTCTCCGAGCCAAAGTCTCTGTGCCGAGAGCTCCAAAGGCCTCACGTCGAGTTCTTTATCCGAGAGCGGAGTGGTCCCGGTCGAAGCCTGCTGCTTGGTGGTCCTCGCCACGGAGAACAAA GGGACGGCGGAGGAGCTTTGCTCCCTTCTCAGCCAGGTCTTCCAGATCGTTTACACCGAGTCCACCATAGACTTCTTGGACAGAGCCATATTTGATGGGGCGTCCACGCCCACGCGGCACATGTCCCTGCACAGCG ACGACTCTTCGACCAAAGCGGACGCGAAGGAACACTACGAGACGGACACGAGAACGTT TTCCTTTCCGGAAGCTTTGGACGGTGGTGGCATCTCCCcatcttccttctccatccaaCAGTCTCCACACCTGAAGACGATGAGTGAGAGTGAACTGAGCACCACCGCCACCGAACTTCTCCAGGACTACATGATGACG CTCCGCACGAAGCTCTCCTCGCAGGAGATCCAACAATTCGCCACTCTCCTCCACGAGTACCGCAACGGCTCTTCCATCCACGAGTTCTGCATCAACCTCAAACAGCTCTACGGCGACAGCAGAAAGTTCCTCCTCTTGG GTCTTCGCCCCTTCATCCCCGAGAAGGACGGTCAACACTTTGAGAACTTCTTGGAGACCATCGGGGTGAAAGACGGGCGCGGGATCATCACGGACAGTTTCGGGAGGTACAGGAGGACGCTGAGCACCACCTCCAATTCCACCACCAACGGCAACGGCGCCGCCGGCAGCTCCGACGACCAATCGGGGCCTTCGGAAGAGGACGAGTGGGACCGAATGATCTCCCACATCTCCAACGACATCGAAGCTTTGGGCTGCAGCATGGACCGCGACTCCTCCTGA
- the CCM2 gene encoding cerebral cavernous malformations 2 protein isoform X3, with translation MENEPGIVSPFKRVFLKGEKGRDKKAQEKVTERRPLHTVVVSLPDRVEAEVLLNDYIEKEVKYLGQLTSIPGFLNPSSRTEILHLIDNAKRAHQLPGQLTQEHDAVISLSAYNVKLVWRDGEDLILRVPIHDIAAVSYIRDDSSHLVVLKTAQDPGISPSQSLCAESSKGLTSSSLSESGVVPVEACCLVVLATENKGTAEELCSLLSQVFQIVYTESTIDFLDRAIFDGASTPTRHMSLHSDDSSTKADAKEHYETDTRTFSFPEALDGGGISPSSFSIQQSPHLKTMSESELSTTATELLQDYMMTLRTKLSSQEIQQFATLLHEYRNGSSIHEFCINLKQLYGDSRKFLLLGLRPFIPEKDGQHFENFLETIGVKDGRGIITDSFGRYRRTLSTTSNSTTNGNGAAGSSDDQSGPSEEDEWDRMISHISNDIEALGCSMDRDSS, from the exons ATGGAGAacgag CCCGGAATAGTGTCTCCTTTCAAACGAGTCTTCTTGAAGGGTGAAAAAGGTCGGGATAAGAAAGCCCAGGAGAAGGTTACGGAGAGAAGACCTCTCCATACGGTGGTGGTGTCGCTGCCGGATCGCGTCGAGGCCGAAGTGCTGCTCAACGATTACATCGAGAAAGAAGTGAAG TATTTAGGACAACTGACGTCCATCCCGGGATTCCTGAATCCCTCCAGTCGGACGGAAATCCTTCACTTGATCGATAACGCCAAG AGGGCCCATCAGCTCCCGGGGCAGTTGACCCAAGAACACGACGCCGTCATCAGCCTTTCCGCCTACAACGTCAAATTGGtttggagggatggagaagatcTCATCCTCAGGGTCCCCATCCATGACATCGCGGCCGTCTCCTACATCCGAGATGACTCTTCGCACTTGGTCGTCCTGAAAACAG CTCAGGATCCCGGGATTTCTCCGAGCCAAAGTCTCTGTGCCGAGAGCTCCAAAGGCCTCACGTCGAGTTCTTTATCCGAGAGCGGAGTGGTCCCGGTCGAAGCCTGCTGCTTGGTGGTCCTCGCCACGGAGAACAAA GGGACGGCGGAGGAGCTTTGCTCCCTTCTCAGCCAGGTCTTCCAGATCGTTTACACCGAGTCCACCATAGACTTCTTGGACAGAGCCATATTTGATGGGGCGTCCACGCCCACGCGGCACATGTCCCTGCACAGCG ACGACTCTTCGACCAAAGCGGACGCGAAGGAACACTACGAGACGGACACGAGAACGTT TTCCTTTCCGGAAGCTTTGGACGGTGGTGGCATCTCCCcatcttccttctccatccaaCAGTCTCCACACCTGAAGACGATGAGTGAGAGTGAACTGAGCACCACCGCCACCGAACTTCTCCAGGACTACATGATGACG CTCCGCACGAAGCTCTCCTCGCAGGAGATCCAACAATTCGCCACTCTCCTCCACGAGTACCGCAACGGCTCTTCCATCCACGAGTTCTGCATCAACCTCAAACAGCTCTACGGCGACAGCAGAAAGTTCCTCCTCTTGG GTCTTCGCCCCTTCATCCCCGAGAAGGACGGTCAACACTTTGAGAACTTCTTGGAGACCATCGGGGTGAAAGACGGGCGCGGGATCATCACGGACAGTTTCGGGAGGTACAGGAGGACGCTGAGCACCACCTCCAATTCCACCACCAACGGCAACGGCGCCGCCGGCAGCTCCGACGACCAATCGGGGCCTTCGGAAGAGGACGAGTGGGACCGAATGATCTCCCACATCTCCAACGACATCGAAGCTTTGGGCTGCAGCATGGACCGCGACTCCTCCTGA